The following are from one region of the Mauremys reevesii isolate NIE-2019 linkage group 2, ASM1616193v1, whole genome shotgun sequence genome:
- the IBA57 gene encoding putative transferase CAF17, mitochondrial gives MLVRAGAAVLGLPRRPPLWLGGGGGMRRLGGGAPPPPAAVRCFPLSRALLRVQGPEADTFLQGLLTNDVARLMWGGADQPPEGGAPSPQTWPPPRAQYTHALNVQGRCLYDLILYRLHESQEEEPNILLECDYSVLDSVQKHLKLYKIRRKVNIAPCLDLSLWAVIPEEQSGDVSSTLDKCADKTLVLTPDPRVEVMGWRLITNKEENPLEIVPGSHIGNISDYHRHRYKQGIAEGVKDIPPGVALPLESNLAYMNGISFTKGCYIGQELTARTHHTGVIRKRLLPVQLSAPLPLGSIPEGAAILTESGKSAGKYRAGGDELGIALLRLANINEPLHINLPGDTSVNLTAAIPKWWPKTTNK, from the exons ATGTTGGTGAGGGCGGGCGCGGCGGTGCTCGGTCTACCCCGCCGGCCCCCCCTGTGGCTAGGTGGGGGCGGAGGGATGAGGCGGCTGGGCGGgggcgcccctcccccacccgcggCTGTTCGGTGCTTCCCGCTCAGCCGCGCGCTCCTGCGCGTGCAGGGACCCGAGGCGGACACGTTCTTGCAGGGGCTGCTCACTAATGACGTGGCGCGACTGATGTGGGGCGGAGCGGACCAGCCCCCGGAGGGCGGGGCACCTTCGCCACAGACCTGGCCCCCTCCACGCGCTCAGTACACGCATGCGCTCAACGTGCAGGGCCGGTGCCTCTATGATCTCATCCTCTACAG GCTTCATGAAAGTCAAGAAGAGGAACCAAATATCCTGCTGGAGTGTGACTACTCAGTGCTGGATTCTGTTCAAAAGCATTTGAAATTGTACAAGATCCGGAGGAAAGTAAACATAGCCCCCTGCCTTGATCTCTCTTTGTGGGCAGTCATCCCAGAGGAACAGTCTGGAGATGTTTCCAGTACCCTTGATAAATGTGCAGACAAAACTTTGGTTTTAACTCCTGATCCCAGAGTAGAAGTCATGGGTTGGAGATTGATTACAAACAAAGAGGAAAATCCACTAGAAATTGTCCCTGGAAGTCATATAGGAAATATTAGCGATTATCATAGGCACAGGTACAAACAAG GAATAGCTGAAGGCGTAAAAGACATCCCCCCAGGAGTAGCCTTACCACTGGAATCCAACCTGGCCTACATGAATGGAATCAGTTTTACCAAAGGCTGTTATATCGGACAGGAGTTAACAGCTAGGACCCACCACACGGGTGTCATCCGTAAACGCCTATTGCCAGTGCAGCTTTCAGCTCCTTTGCCATTGGGAAGCATTCCCGAGGGTGCTGCGATCTTAACTGAATCGGGAAAGTCAGCTGGCAAGTACCGGGCTGGTGGAGATGAACTTGGCATAGCTTTGCTGCGATTAGCTAACATAAATGAGCCACTTCATATCAATTTACCAGGTGACACTAGTGTGAACCTTACTGCAGCTATACCTAAGTGGTGGCCAAAAACTACCAACAAATAA